AGAGTATCGTCTTTAGACGAGAACAGTTCATTCTACATCAACTTCACGCCTGAAGATGTGACTCTGAACTTTTGCCCACAGTCCAAAATACAGTGAAACCAGTTGTCAGGTAGACTGTAGATGCATATAGTCAGTTCCCCAAAAGTTTACAATCCCCAAGTCCTGAACCCTAAATCCTGGTGTTGGAGTTATTTATGTCTTCAGTGTTTTACAGAATCCAATCGCCGCACGTCATTCGCGAGCAATTTGACGATGAGGTTGTGATTGTCAATCTTGAAAGCGGTGCTTATTACAGCCTTGATGATGTTGGTGCTGTGGTCTGGACCTGCCTGGAACAAAAACAGCCGATTGTGGAAATTGTGGCCAGTGTCCGCGCCAAATACGCTGGTGAGACGGCTGAAATTGAGACGGGAACCCACCAGTTTCTTGAACTTCTTTGCTCTGAAGGGTTGATCAATGCCGATCCAACCTGGTCCACGCTCTCATCTTCAACGGCTGGTTCAATCTATGAAACAGGCACCAGCAAGCTGAATTTTACTGCCCCGAAACTCAATAAATACACTGACATGCAGGATTTGCTCCTGCTTGATCCGATTCACGAAGTGGACGAAACCGGATGGCCGACTGCGAAAACCTCAT
Above is a window of Acidobacteriota bacterium DNA encoding:
- a CDS encoding PqqD family protein; the protein is MSSVFYRIQSPHVIREQFDDEVVIVNLESGAYYSLDDVGAVVWTCLEQKQPIVEIVASVRAKYAGETAEIETGTHQFLELLCSEGLINADPTWSTLSSSTAGSIYETGTSKLNFTAPKLNKYTDMQDLLLLDPIHEVDETGWPTAKTSSSTN